One part of the Raphanus sativus cultivar WK10039 unplaced genomic scaffold, ASM80110v3 Scaffold2820, whole genome shotgun sequence genome encodes these proteins:
- the LOC108829472 gene encoding uncharacterized protein At4g04775-like, translating into MSSSSFTSGNYYRRRRNIERGTPKECWCGAPSDIFTSGSETNPGRLYYCCAKGYHKSHLFKWADECLVEDVEDIKAVINGMNRDISELRVNVGRLANGVKTKSERKGGECLSEGRCLRNVVVCVAGMAILCYYYFSI; encoded by the exons ATGTCTTCCTCATCCTTCACCTCAGGAAATTATTACAGACGACGTAGGAATATAGAAAGAGGAACGCCGAAAGAGTGTTGGTGTGGTGCACCATCTGACATTTTTACATCTGGAAGCGAAACAAATCCAGGAAGATTGTACTATTGCTGTGCAAAAGGATATCATAAG AGTCATTTATTCAAATGGGCGGATGAGTGCTTGGTGGAAGATGTTGAAGATATTAAGGCAGTGATAAATGGCATGAATAGAGACATCTCGGAGTTGCGAGTTAACGTTGGTCGGTTGGCGAATGGAGTAAAGACAAAATCTGAGAGAAAAGGAGGCGAATGTTTGAGTGAGGGTCGGTGTTTGAGGAATGTGGTTGTTTGTGTGGCTGGAATGGCGATACTTTGCTACTACTACTTCTCTATTTAG